TGACACGAAATAATACAAGAAGCTTTTAGACCAATGCAACTTCCAAAGTccatgtgtctgtctgcctgctgctGTAGTTTGTTCTGCCTACCCTGTATCCGTACACAAATGTGCCGTTACTGCAGCCCAGCTCATCGAGTGGTGGCCTCTCCCAGCCAATCATGAGGCTGCTCTGCCCAACTGTTTTGATGACCTCAACAGAGCGAACCTCAGCTGGAGCTTCTGCAGGTGATCGGGCAAAGAATGATCAAGCACAGCACCCTATCTTGCTTGTACAATGCGATGCTTGTGATGCTGTTAACACAGGGTACAGTACAGCCTAAATGTGCACTAATATATTTCTTTGTTAAATAGCAGATTGCTTTTATGGTtcaactttaactttaaaattctaCCACAACAAATGAGCATAGCAGGATGCTCCTGTATACTGAACTTACTAAAGAATTCAAACGATTTAGTAAAGGTTTATAGGCATGTGCTGTACCGCAATGTGTTAATGTATGTGAGCAATAAACAGGGCAATGTCAAACTGCCAGAATTTGTGCTGGAATATTatacaacattatttttttattcattacaaAAACAGAGAATGGCCCATATCTAAGCTGGGCATAATCACATTGCAGCAGTGTACAACTAAAAAGTAATAATCTACAATCATTAACTGCAATATTATGTACCGAAGCTACAACATGTTCTTGTGTTTTAGCAAATGCTGTTTTACTGTCAAATCAATAAAGGCATTTCAACTTTGCATAAAATATGAATTTCTTCTATCGGGGCTTTGAGCAATGGTGTGTTTTGCCTTTGTGTGAGTAATCTCAATTACCTGGTCTTGCTGACTTTGTTTTTTCAAGAGCAGTTACAGACTTTCTGGCAGACTTGTTGGATCTCTCAGGAGAGCGATGGGCAGAATGAGCACAGGATGCAGCAGATACAAGCCTATCATATGTAGGGGAAGCACCATCCGTTTTAGAAGGCCTGTTAAAATGACTAGCCTTGGGGGCAGTTGATATGCTACAGGCAGTTGTGTCTGAGGCAGTGGTTTTTGGATTGGTGTCAGAACTTATGAAGACATCAGAGTCGAAGGTTAAAGGAGTAGAAGCTGTATGTTTTGCATCAGACAGGTCAGGAATAGCAGTGATTTTCATGGTCTGTTTTGGGGATATTGCTCCATTAGTGGCACTGCTTGAGGTGGATTTGCTAGGTGCCATAGTGGCAAATGGAAAGTTATAAGAGCTAGAAAGAGCAGACGTTGTGGTTTTAGATCTGTCTGCTTTAAAGTCAGTAAACATGTTGGTACCGAATGTAACACTAGCAGATCTTGAGGAGACTGTATCAAATAGTGTTGTTGACTTATTAGTGGCAACAGGTGTGGCTGTCACGGCTGGAGTGTGCTTAGCTGGGCTCGAAGGAGTGGTGACTAGGAGAGAGTTGGTATGTGATATACTGAAAGTGAGGCTCTGCGTCTTTGTCTGAGAGGCTGGTCTCAGGTCTGTATGAGCTGGAAACGGGAGACATTCCCTGGGCTGAgatcctcttcctctgctcaCTGGAGcctgagaaaaacacatttgtttaacaCATGCTAACATCATATTTGGCTACATCTTCTTCATGTAGTCTTGTGTGCACACGTGAGTTTGAATAACcacttgaaaaataatttaaaaaataatacgcTAAGAGTAATGTTACTCACACTTCAACACTAAACTGCATCTATGTAATGCTGCATGTTCAGAAAGCTTCAGTATACCTGATAGCTGCTCATTAAAGTCTTCTGCAGTTGCTCGTGTAGGTTGATGATCTTCTCAGGGCTACTCAGCCTCCTGCCCCGGCTCACACGTGTGTtggaggagggaggagtggGACTCCGTGAGGATCCAGTCGAACTGGCCAGATCTAGGGAAGACTTCCCTTTCATGTCTGGATGATGAAATCCAAGATTCTCGGGTCCACTGGTTACTTGAACTGATCCACTGGCAGCGGGAGAAAGCTGTGGTAGGATTGAGAATAACATGAAATATTAATGTCAAGTTAACATTGAAAACTTGTTATGGTTACAAGACACAAATGAGAGTATGGCTGACACAATTGGCAGCTTCTTTCTCACACTGGTATATTACTTAAAGGACAGATTCACAATGGTaatgattacagcaagcaaaaccTGTTTCTATATTCACCTGACTACAGTTTTAAAggaaaatgtcattatttttaagCCTTGGCCGTATTTTCACATATGTTGGGgtcaaaatgactagtaggtacaaacaGGTTTTTGAATCCATGCAGTATATGGCTTTCGCGTGAACCGGATGCAGTGCAGTGAccctatgaacaaaaacaaatcttctCTCCAACTCACGTTTCCACTGTCGTCTTCCTACAACAACTcacctctcacgagatttcagagcatGAATTGTCCTCAAGCAAGACTGTCAATCTGTTTCcggttaaaaacaaagggtgttgCTCGGAGACACTTGCAGGCATCCTTTCCATGATGCTGTCAGACACCTGCCaactgaagccatctactgcgtGCATTCCAAAACTTGTACTTACAagtcattttgacaccaaaatatgtgaaaataggccCAGATTTAAAAAGATAGAAATTACCCATTTAGTCAGGAAGAATTCTTTTATGCTAGTGCTCTAATTAGGAGCGCATTTCCCATAAAGTCAGTTGTAAATAAAATCTTGGAAGAGATTGTCTTTTGGAGACCATAAATgaatttgtttgttctgtaaagCAATGTagcatattttttattaattcaggTATAGTAGCACAAAAAGGAAATACATTATGGAAGCCATGAACTGCTGTCGTTCATGTTCATTCATCAGAATTATTTCAGAAATTGAATGTAGTAATGGCTTATTTTTGCTGTTAAAATGCTACATCTACAAACATATGAACCaaagaaatatttgaatataaatatgtttgtatCATCTCACCTGTGCCGTAGTGATGATCAAGCTCGCTTTCGGTGAAGGAACAACAGGTGATGGTGTCGCTTGGACGCTGGCATGCTCTTGCACTGGTGAGTTGGCATTTTCCTTTAGTGTTACTGTTGATGCAAGTGTGACTTCACTACTGCAATCTTGATGTTTTGTCATTGATTCAGTGGTGACTGAAGATctgtgtttttcactttttaattcTCTACATTTTACTCTGGATTCAGTTGTGAGTCCATTTTGGTAATGCTGATTTACAAGTGTGGGTATGGTGGAGCAGGTCTGATCAGGTGTGAGCCCGTTGGTGTAGtcttgaaatttaaaaaatcctgGTGTAAACCAAGTACTATAATCCCGGGTCTTTACGTTCACGCTCCGTGGTGTGAATGCTGCAGCGTAGTCCTGCAGAGCCGCGTCACTGAGCAGCTGCTCAACCTGCTGCGTGAGTGTGGAGTCCACACAACCTCGTCTGTGCATGGCCTTCATCATCTGAAACAACAAGCTGTTCCTCTCCTGACACTTCACCACCAGGCAAGACAGCTTGGCCTGTTATTGGACAAAACACCTGTCAGTCAAACTCAACTGTTATTGACACAGGACAAAAGCTGTCAGTACTGTTAAGTGTTGCagcacacaataataataaaggaacacttaataaaagaataaaaagctATATGTCTCTTTCCTCACCTTTAAAGGAGCTATTTCCAGATCATTCTGGCTCTTCTTTTTCAGGAGTGCATCATACTACAGTACAAACAAAGTATAGTATTAAACACGTGAAAACGACTGTATataagataaagataaaaactTATCAGCTCATAACATACAACTAAGTGCTTTGACCATCATGGACTGCACACCTTCACTCTGATGTCATTGTAACGTGTCCTGAGTGAAATGAGAACAGTGCCCGGATCCTCCTTGCCGCCCTGACCTCGTTTAAGAGCGATGTACTCTGAGTTTAGCTCCTCTAGAGCCACCGTCTGGGAGGTTTTTACACaccaacccacacacacacacacacacacacacacacacacacacgggaacaGATCTGTGATGAGAACTGCCTTGCTGCCTTGAAGCAACTGAAGAACAGTGAACCACTCAAGACCTTCAATTTACTCACAAACAAGAAATAAAGAATGTGAGCATTTTAACCTGGTCTGTCTGTACTGCAGATTCAGATGTGGTATGTGTTTTAACTTCAGATGAAGCATCAACCCATCACACAGATTCAAATATCAAATACTTATATTAGTTAGTGTATTAACAGTTAGAATAGTTAGATCAAAATTATAATAAAGCGCCACATACAGGCACTAAGAACTAATTTATGGTacataacaaatgaaaaagaaagatagTCTGCCACTCTTACCTTGGCTTTGAGCTGAGCTGTAAGGATGTTATATTGCTCCTCTATTTGTGCCTTCAGTGACAGAGCATCAGTCTTCTCCCTGACCAGTCCTGTCAGTTCGCTCCGTAGCTGCTTCACCTAcggcaaacacaaacactggttAGGTCTAAATAAATGATAGACACAGATAACAGATAAACAATGTCTTTACTTGAGTTTGTCCCTGGAAAAGTAAGTGAAAAGCAATATCAGAGGGAGTCCAAACTACAGGACATATTTAGGGCTTCATAAGGTCTTAGGAAGGCTAATTAGGGCAGGTGCTCTGTCAGAGCAACTCCAAATATGTGATGTTTTaactctgtgtactgtgtgtgttttaatgtgtgcaTGTCTTTTTGTAAAGTATATCTAGTTCAATACCTGGGTTATGAGGCTGTCGTTTTCCTTTCTGGTTTCCTCCATCTGATTGGCTACATCTGTCAGCCTCATCACCTCGTCAGCTGCGGcctttctctctgcttcctccCTCCTAACTTCCGCTTGATGCAATTCACTGTGCAACATATTGGTCTTACATGCCACAAATGTGaacataaacacattaaattaGGGGGAATCTCTAACCACTGCTCCTATTGACACAAGTCAGTAGGAGCTCTGTAGCATGATGAGGATGCTGTGTCGTCTTTCTCTTTCAGATTGAGATTAAAAgctaaagctagtaagtggaccttgatttgggattgttttgtccaactacTGCAATTTTGTTTAATCAACAGAGTGTCCAAagttaatatatattattttctaTCACAAcaaatgtacacaaacaaagTTGTGTAAACTCACATCTACATGGCTCTTCTCCAGTTCATATCGCGACCTCTTTAGTTCTGCTCCCAAAGCTTCAGTCTCCCTCATCAGATCACTTTGCACCTGTTttccatcaaaaacatgttgcaTAAGTAGAGAGGTCCCGCTGTGGTCATCCGTCTGACATCTTTGTGTAGCATATTCGTCTGTCCCAACAGAAGTCTTAGTCTTCTTCGTCGTAACAGCAGTGTTTGGATTCAGCAGATGCTGCTTCTGATCCCTcccttctgtttgtgtttggctGGGCAGAGCAGCTTGGAGGCTTTCCTCTCTTAGGCCCTGAAGTAATAGCTTTATAtgcttttcttctgttttcaaaCAACCGATTGAACTTtcaattctttctttttcttcttgcaAACTGCttactgatttttttaactCGCCTTGGTCTTCTTGCAAAGTGGAAGATGACTGCTCCTTATCTCTCTGTTCCTTCAGACACTTAAGGGAATTGGTTAATTTGTCTCTCTCCTGTTTCAAATAGAGCACTGCCTGGCTTAACTGGTCACTCTCTGACTGTAAACGTTGTACTGACTGCATGGTTTGATCTCTTTCCGCTTTTCCTCTTGAGAGAAATTCTAacagtttctctttttctctttcgaGAGCAGATAAAGCCTCACTTAGatgctctttctcctctttcagGCCACTTGTAGACCTTATAAACTGGTTACTCTCATCTTTCAGCCCATAGACTGTCCTGGTAAGctgctctctctcctgtttGAGACCAGCCAGAGATTGAGAGatgctgtctctctcctctttcaatCCCCAAACTGTCCGAGTTAACTGCTGCTtcacttctgtctgtgtttggacTGACATTGCcacctctctctgctgctctctgagaGAATTTATGTCACCAGACAGTTcctcttgttctgttttaagGCTCTGGACTGACTTGGTCAGCAGGTGCACTTGATCAGTCAGCGAACTAACATGCTGACTGCTTTGCATTCCGTTCTGCAAGGGATCATAGCAATTATTATGTTGAGAACCAGGTGCTGAAGCTGTAGTCAAATTGTCTGGTTGTTGACTGGACATCAGCTGTGGTTCTTCCCCGTTTAGCACCCTTTCCACCAAAATGTCCACACATTCTTCAAGGTTGTTCTGTTGAAAACTTCCTGATACTGCAGCTGTATATTCACCTTGCAATTGAGATCCACACGGTTCCTTGTCAAAGTGTGATTCCTCCATATGCTGTTGGCTCTCCTCTAACCTTTGCTGCAGCTCCATGATGGTATTGAGATCATCCTCAGTCTTCTGGTTGAGTTCTGTGATCAAACACCCTTGTTCCTGGTTCTCCTGCTCCAGCCTGACTCTGTCCGCCTCTACGTTGGTGATATGCTGCCGTAGCTGTGTTTCCCCCCTCTTGATTTCCTCTTCTCTGACCTCAATGTGACCCAGAAGCTGCCGGATCCGGTCCGCTAAAGCCCGGTTCTCCTGATTCAGGGCCTTGACAAGATCATCCTCCCCATCACTGGCAGGTAGTGTGCTAATCTGAGTATATAAAGAGGTAGAATTTGATGAGTGACACACTACTTTATTGAAAACTGGTCATTTCAGTGCTATAAAATAATTGGGAATACTGCAGTTGCAACATACCTTTTCTCTTGAAGACCCCTGCTGTGCCTCAGCTTGttcttcctctgcctctttcCTGAGCTGTAATTTCAGTCGAGTATTTTCTTGAGCCATCATCTGCAGCTGCTCCTGCGTGTGCTGCAGGGTGACTTCCAGGCGGTTACATTGTTGTTGAAGTGCTTCAAGATCCTCCCCCAACCCCAAGCTCCTGTAGGCTTCCTTCAGGGCATCAGATTCCTCACTGGGGCTTTCCTCCAGGTTTAGGATCTCGCTAGAGCACCAGGTCCCCAGTTTAAACTCCTCTAGTGTCTCTGCAGTCAATGAAAGGGACTGGAGGCTGGGGTTGGTTTTGGAGCCAAGGTGGCAAAAGAGGTTCAGAGGATCATTTTTAGGTGGAGTTTCTGTTTTGGCAGAGGAGAAGCGTTCCTCTGTATTAGTCTGTGTGTGCTCTGCTGCAGCCTGGTGGTGAACAGGTAGAACTGGAGATGAGTGAGTCTGGCCTGTTTCCTC
This portion of the Micropterus dolomieu isolate WLL.071019.BEF.003 ecotype Adirondacks linkage group LG19, ASM2129224v1, whole genome shotgun sequence genome encodes:
- the LOC123958099 gene encoding rootletin-like isoform X2, giving the protein MQHSQRLDQRLHMLREEVRNMNQEKERGERVWRDRLQRCQRQLKAKEEEMSRQSLYFENFKTQLQQKLSLAQDREQGLQNRIYTLEKQLLDMTVSAATGVATISAVRFTAGTVTQQEEQERLLSMRGEGEGEEERKEERRRQWQPSVGVEREGGREGDEEKTKKETQGGRVKLKDTKQNSNEARLQGFILSLQEDLRVLLEREEDGMTERRRLMEQLQEAQENSHFLGCKVEEMKAEAHQLKVSESSLMEEIDELRGANHRLRQIIGDADNQTPRQSSRVPESTCTGPGTSLPSCSPALPSNNLSHTTTIGHFSMGSSGEVHHTSNEETGQTHSSPVLPVHHQAAAEHTQTNTEERFSSAKTETPPKNDPLNLFCHLGSKTNPSLQSLSLTAETLEEFKLGTWCSSEILNLEESPSEESDALKEAYRSLGLGEDLEALQQQCNRLEVTLQHTQEQLQMMAQENTRLKLQLRKEAEEEQAEAQQGSSREKISTLPASDGEDDLVKALNQENRALADRIRQLLGHIEVREEEIKRGETQLRQHITNVEADRVRLEQENQEQGCLITELNQKTEDDLNTIMELQQRLEESQQHMEESHFDKEPCGSQLQGEYTAAVSGSFQQNNLEECVDILVERVLNGEEPQLMSSQQPDNLTTASAPGSQHNNCYDPLQNGMQSSQHVSSLTDQVHLLTKSVQSLKTEQEELSGDINSLREQQREVAMSVQTQTEVKQQLTRTVWGLKEERDSISQSLAGLKQEREQLTRTVYGLKDESNQFIRSTSGLKEEKEHLSEALSALEREKEKLLEFLSRGKAERDQTMQSVQRLQSESDQLSQAVLYLKQERDKLTNSLKCLKEQRDKEQSSSTLQEDQGELKKSVSSLQEEKERIESSIGCLKTEEKHIKLLLQGLREESLQAALPSQTQTEGRDQKQHLLNPNTAVTTKKTKTSVGTDEYATQRCQTDDHSGTSLLMQHVFDGKQVQSDLMRETEALGAELKRSRYELEKSHVDTNMLHSELHQAEVRREEAERKAAADEVMRLTDVANQMEETRKENDSLITQVKQLRSELTGLVREKTDALSLKAQIEEQYNILTAQLKAKYDALLKKKSQNDLEIAPLKAKLSCLVVKCQERNSLLFQMMKAMHRRGCVDSTLTQQVEQLLSDAALQDYAAAFTPRSVNVKTRDYSTWFTPGFFKFQDYTNGLTPDQTCSTIPTLVNQHYQNGLTTESRVKCRELKSEKHRSSVTTESMTKHQDCSSEVTLASTVTLKENANSPVQEHASVQATPSPVVPSPKASLIITTAQLSPAASGSVQVTSGPENLGFHHPDMKGKSSLDLASSTGSSRSPTPPSSNTRVSRGRRLSSPEKIINLHEQLQKTLMSSYQAPVSRGRGSQPRECLPFPAHTDLRPASQTKTQSLTFSISHTNSLLVTTPSSPAKHTPAVTATPVATNKSTTLFDTVSSRSASVTFGTNMFTDFKADRSKTTTSALSSSYNFPFATMAPSKSTSSSATNGAISPKQTMKITAIPDLSDAKHTASTPLTFDSDVFISSDTNPKTTASDTTACSISTAPKASHFNRPSKTDGASPTYDRLVSAASCAHSAHRSPERSNKSARKSVTALEKTKSARPEAPAEVRSVEVIKTVGQSSLMIGWERPPLDELGCSNGTFVYGYRVFVDGDFHKSVMSSACTKCILENVDLSVPVHISVQTLGSNGLGSNSVHTMYGTDHH
- the LOC123958099 gene encoding rootletin-like isoform X1: MQHSQRLDQRLHMLREEVRNMNQEKERGERVWRDRLQRCQRQLKAKEEEMSRQSLYFENFKTQLQQKLSLAQDREQGLQNRIYTLEKQLLDMTVSAATGVATISAVRFTAGTVTQQEEQERLLSMRGEGEGEEERKEERRRQWQPSVGVEREGGREGDEEKTKKETQGGRVKLKDTKQNSNEARLQGFILSLQEDLRVLLEREEDGMTERRRLMEQLQEAQENSHFLGCKVEEMKAEAHQLKVSESSLMEEIDELRGANHRLRQIIGDADNQTPRQSSRVPESTCTGPGTSLPSCSPALPSNNLSHTTTIGHFSMGSSGEVHHTSNEETGQTHSSPVLPVHHQAAAEHTQTNTEERFSSAKTETPPKNDPLNLFCHLGSKTNPSLQSLSLTAETLEEFKLGTWCSSEILNLEESPSEESDALKEAYRSLGLGEDLEALQQQCNRLEVTLQHTQEQLQMMAQENTRLKLQLRKEAEEEQAEAQQGSSREKISTLPASDGEDDLVKALNQENRALADRIRQLLGHIEVREEEIKRGETQLRQHITNVEADRVRLEQENQEQGCLITELNQKTEDDLNTIMELQQRLEESQQHMEESHFDKEPCGSQLQGEYTAAVSGSFQQNNLEECVDILVERVLNGEEPQLMSSQQPDNLTTASAPGSQHNNCYDPLQNGMQSSQHVSSLTDQVHLLTKSVQSLKTEQEELSGDINSLREQQREVAMSVQTQTEVKQQLTRTVWGLKEERDSISQSLAGLKQEREQLTRTVYGLKDESNQFIRSTSGLKEEKEHLSEALSALEREKEKLLEFLSRGKAERDQTMQSVQRLQSESDQLSQAVLYLKQERDKLTNSLKCLKEQRDKEQSSSTLQEDQGELKKSVSSLQEEKERIESSIGCLKTEEKHIKLLLQGLREESLQAALPSQTQTEGRDQKQHLLNPNTAVTTKKTKTSVGTDEYATQRCQTDDHSGTSLLMQHVFDGKQVQSDLMRETEALGAELKRSRYELEKSHVDTNMLHSELHQAEVRREEAERKAAADEVMRLTDVANQMEETRKENDSLITQVKQLRSELTGLVREKTDALSLKAQIEEQYNILTAQLKAKTVALEELNSEYIALKRGQGGKEDPGTVLISLRTRYNDIRVKYDALLKKKSQNDLEIAPLKAKLSCLVVKCQERNSLLFQMMKAMHRRGCVDSTLTQQVEQLLSDAALQDYAAAFTPRSVNVKTRDYSTWFTPGFFKFQDYTNGLTPDQTCSTIPTLVNQHYQNGLTTESRVKCRELKSEKHRSSVTTESMTKHQDCSSEVTLASTVTLKENANSPVQEHASVQATPSPVVPSPKASLIITTAQLSPAASGSVQVTSGPENLGFHHPDMKGKSSLDLASSTGSSRSPTPPSSNTRVSRGRRLSSPEKIINLHEQLQKTLMSSYQAPVSRGRGSQPRECLPFPAHTDLRPASQTKTQSLTFSISHTNSLLVTTPSSPAKHTPAVTATPVATNKSTTLFDTVSSRSASVTFGTNMFTDFKADRSKTTTSALSSSYNFPFATMAPSKSTSSSATNGAISPKQTMKITAIPDLSDAKHTASTPLTFDSDVFISSDTNPKTTASDTTACSISTAPKASHFNRPSKTDGASPTYDRLVSAASCAHSAHRSPERSNKSARKSVTALEKTKSARPEAPAEVRSVEVIKTVGQSSLMIGWERPPLDELGCSNGTFVYGYRVFVDGDFHKSVMSSACTKCILENVDLSVPVHISVQTLGSNGLGSNSVHTMYGTDHH